In one window of Onychomys torridus chromosome 7, mOncTor1.1, whole genome shotgun sequence DNA:
- the Spesp1 gene encoding LOW QUALITY PROTEIN: sperm equatorial segment protein 1 (The sequence of the model RefSeq protein was modified relative to this genomic sequence to represent the inferred CDS: deleted 1 base in 1 codon), with product MKPVVLVVLWLWPPSLLAYPTITVLPDEEQNLNHYVQVLQNLIMSVPTREQGSGETSLSPTEVPELKFSRYELIHTPEGVTPENDILIRPFNEEKTTFPTSGFTLGMERKKKTETTAFWSIRPNNVSVVLHEEEPYIEKEEPEPEPEFEEPHPRPLWPPEHESEEEHDLTTSTSPSQTTSTSRIASTSRTTSMSRITVRTSTTSSMDISTDSEDVPQLSGQPETGNLEDLSGHHSETAIHEDILRKISNINVEVQQGPLGDANNPEYKEYIKASREHLKRSLALAAAAEHRLEEMYRSHVFPEERISDSVNDMETVINVLYNSRSRLPEYLNIKHVPSELRKQVTAVTSVLKKLFCADQVETQRLIRKLLSNNMKILNILNVP from the exons ATGAAGCCGGTGGTCCTAGTCGTGCTGTGGCTATGGCCTCCGTCCCTGCTGGCGTATCCGA CCATAACTGTGTTGCCTGATGAAGAACAGAATTTGAATCATTATGTACAAGTTTTACAGAACCTGATAATGAGTGTTCCTACCAGGGAGCAGGGCTCTGGGGAAACGTCCTTAAGTCCTACGGAAGTTCCAGAGCTGAAGTTTTCTCGGTACGAGCTGATACACACCCCTGAGGGAGTTACCCCTGAGAACGACATTCTTATCAGGCCCTTCAACGAGGAAAAGACAACTTTCCCTACTAGCGGCTTCACGCTGGggatggagaggaaaaaaaaaactgaaactaCAGCGTTCTGGTCCATCCGGCCAAATAACGTTTCTGTTGTTTTACACGAGGAGGAACCTTATATTGAAAAAGAAGAGCCAGAGCCGGAGCCGGAATTCGAGGAGCCCCATCCCAGGCCACTGTGGCCTCCTGAGCATGAGTCAGAGGAGGAGCATGATCTG ACCACGAGCACGAGCCCGAGCCAGACCACAAGCACGAGCCGGATCGCGAGCACGAGCCGGACCACGAGCATGAGCCGG ATCACCGTAAGAACGAGTACCACCAGCAGCATGGACATCTCCACGGACTCTGAGGATGTGCCCCAGCTCTCAGGCCAGCCGGAAACGGGAAACTTGGAAGACCTCTCTGGACACCACTCCGAGACTGCAATACACGAGGACATTTTGAGAAAAATTTCCAATATTAATGTAGAGGTTCAGCAGGGACCTCTTGGTGACGCCAACAACCCCGAGTACAAGGAGTACATCAAGGCCTCCAGGGAGCACCTGAAACGGAGCCTGGCCCTGGCTGCAGCTGCCGAGCACAGGTTAGAAGAGATGTACAGATCTCACGTCTTCCCAGAGGAGAGGATCAGCGATTCAGTCAATGACATGGAAACAGTTATCAACGTGCTGTATAATTCCAGGTCCAGGTTGCCGGAGTATTTGAATATTAAGCATGTACCATCAGAGCTGAGGAAACAGGTCACGGCCGTGACGAGTGTGTTGAAAAAACTATTTTGTGCAGATCAGGTAGAGACGCAACGCCTCATTAGGAAGCTGTTAAGCAATAATATGAAAATCCTAAATATCCTTAATGTCCCATGA